AGGGAAGATGGAAGCCTTACTTCCATAAACGACACTGTAATTATAAGGACAGGAAGGCAGTACAGAAATGCCCCGCTTCTGGTAATAACCAATTTCAGAGAAGGTAACTTCGATAGTGATCTTGCACACACAATTCTTTCAAACAACGAAATTCAGCAAAACCTGATAAATAATGTATTGAGTACTATGAGAAATAAAGGTTACTACGGACTGAATATAGATTTTGAAAGGATTCCTGTGGCTGACAGAGAGTTGTACAATAACTTCCTCACCAAGGTAGTTGATGCACTGCACAGACAGAACTATGTAGTTTCTACTGCACTGGCACCCAAAACTTCCGGTGCCCAGACTGGTGCTTGGTATGGAGCGCATGACTACCCCGCCCATGGCAGAATAGTCGATTTTGTTATTTTGATGACCTATGAGTGGGGATGGTCCGGAGGACCTCCATATGCTGTTGCACCAATTGATCTTGTAAGACAGGTATTGGATTATGCAGTATCTGTAATCCCAAGGAACAAAATATTTATGGGAGTACCGTTATATGGGTATAACTGGACCTTGCCGTATGTACAGGGAGGGAAATGGGCCAGGAGAATAAGTCCTGTAGAGGCTGTCAATCTGGCAGCAGAAAATAATTCAAGTATCCTGTACAGCATACAGACTCAATCACCGCATTTCAACTATACGGATGAAAATGGTGTCAGACATGAAGTATGGTTTGAGGATGCGAGAAGTATACAGGAGAAGTTTAGAACAGCAAGTGAGTATGGACTGAGGGGAGTCAGTTACTGGGTGCTTGGTGAAGAATTTCCGCAGAATTGGGCAGTGCTCGATAATATGTTTAACATTGTAAAGGTGGTATCGTAGGGTAAGAGGAATAAACGGGCTGAAGAACTTGACTGAAAGGTATATTCCGGATTTATCGGATACCTTGCTGGCAAGCCTTCTATAAAGCGCGATTCTGTTGCGCTTTATATTTTTTTTCAAGTATGGTAGACTATAAGCATTAATAATGAAAAATTTTTATTTATTTATTACAGGTGATTATATGAACTATGGATTTGTAAGGGTTGCAGCCGCTGTTCCTAAGCTGAGAGTAGCTGATTGCGGATTCAACACGGAAAATATCATGAAGCTTATAGATGAAGCAGTTGAAAAAAAGGCTCAAATAGTAGTCTTTCCCGAACTGTCTGTTACAGCATATACATGTGGGGATTTATTTCATCAGGATACGCTGATAAAAGAAACTGAAAGATATCTTTTGGAAATCGTAGAGTATTCAGAAAAATACGGTATAGCTATTATCATAGGTTTTCCATTGAGGAGTGACAACCAGCTTTTTAATTGCGGAGCTGTGATACAGAGCGGCAAATTGCTTGGAATAGTGCCAAAAACCTACATACCTGCCTATAGCGAGTTCTATGAGGAGAGATGGTTTGCTACCGGAACAAAAGCTTTAAAAAACAGCGTCTTAATAAAAGGGCAGCAAGTACCTTTTGGTACTGACATAATTTTTGAGGCTGAAGGTAATTCTGATATATGTTTTGGACTGGAGATATGTGAGGATCTATGGGTTCCTGTTCCTCCAAGTTCTTTACAGGCAATGGCGGGTGCTACTATCCTGTTTAACCTGTCTGCAAGTAATGAAGTAATAGGAAAATACGAGTACAGAAAAAATCTTGTAAAACAACAGTCTGCAAAGTGTTTTGCAGGATATGTCTATACTTCATCGGGGATTTGCGAATCATCAACTGATGTTGTATTCGGAGGACATGTGCTGATTGCGGAGTATGGGAGTATACTGGCGGAGTCGGAAAGGTTTTCGGTTGATGAACAGCTCGTAATAGCCGATATAGACACGGCTAGGATAATAAATGACAGGTGTAAAAATACCAGTTTTATGGAATTTAGCCAGTTAACAGGTTACAGAAGAATAAGATTTGATTTAGCTGACTTTTTAGCAGATAAGCTGGAGAGATATATTGATCCTCATCCTTTTGTACCTTCAAATCCCTCAACAAGAGATGAAAGATGTAAAGAAATTTTTGCCATACAAACTTCAGGTTTGGGAAAAAGATATGCCCATACCGGTTTAAAAAATGCAGTAATAGGGATATCAGGCGGATTAGACTCTACCTTAGCGCTTCTGGTTACAGTAAAAACTTTTGATATACTTAAGGTTGACAGGAAGAATATTATTGCAGTAACAATGCCAGGATTTGGAACCACAGATACTACTTACACAAATGCTATTGAGTTAATGGAATCAATGGGGGTCACTATACGGGAAGTAGATATTAAGCCTTCCTGTATTCAGCATTTTGAGGATATAGGGCATGATGTCAAACAGCATGACGTGACATATGAAAATGTACAGGCCCGTGAACGTACACAGATACTTATGGATATAGCAAATAAAATCGGGGGATTGGTAATCGGTACCGGGGATTTGTCCGAGCTTGCGCTTGGATGGTGTACCTACAATGGTGATCATATGTCGATGTATGCTGTAAACTGCAGCATACCCAAGACGTTAGTAAAATTCCTTGTCCAATGGGTTGCGGATAATATTGTAGAAAGTCGGACAAAAGATGTACTATATAAGATTCTGGATACACCTATAAGTCCGGAACTTCTTCCACCAGATCCGTCGGGAAAAATAAAGCAGAAAACGGAGGATATTGTGGGTCCATATGAACTCCATGATTTCTTTTTGTATCATATGGTCAGGTATGGTGCTTCACCACGGAAAATTCTGTTTCTGGCCTGCCAGGCGTTTAACGGTAAATATGATACTGAATCAATAAAAAGCTGGCTTAAGGTCTACTATAAAAGATTCTTCAGCCAGCAGTTCAAACGCTCATGCCTGCCGGACGGTCCAAAAGTAGGTACTATCAGCCTGTCTCCAAGAGGTGATTGGAGAATGCCCAGTGACGCAGCAGTTGATCTTTGGATAAAGGAGTTGGAATAAATCCTTACTGTAAAAGTATTTTTAAATATACCATAAATTTCTCTTGACAAAACACTCTATCTGCCTTAAAATATTCAATGTGTCTCGGGAGACGTAACGTGTTTAACTAAATGTTTTACGGGATATTTATAAGTGGTGGATGTAGCTCAGTTGGTTAGAGCGCCAGATTGTGGCTCTGGAGGCCGTGGGTTCGACCCCCATCATTCACCCCACTTACATAGAGGTGATAAGTTGTGAAATTAGTTCCGGCTTTTCACTTCTTAATTATTGGGATGTAGCCAAGCCGGTAAGGCACCAGACTTTGACTCTGGCATTTCGTTGGTTCGAGTCCAGCCATCCCAGCCACATAGACGCGAGAGCGTCTAATGTTAGGGCCATTAGCTCAGTTGGCAGAGCACTTGACTTTTAATCAAGGTGTCCCGCGTTCGAGTCGCGGATGGCTCACCAAGAACCGTGATTTCCATTATGGAAATCACGGTTTTTCTTTTTCTTTCTGTTGTATTGCTGGCAATTATATTTTTAGTTATACACTTTATAATTATTATCTCAGATGCAAAGTCAATTCTTTTGTTGAACCAAGGCGTATTCAGCCAAAAAACTGAACACTGCATATTCCTATATATTAAATATATGATATACTGTATTGGGTTGTTTTTCTCCAATTTGTAATCAGCTGAGATGGGGGACGGAATTTTGAATAGAACTAGAATCGGTTCCAGCAGTAAGAACTATTATTTACTATTAATTCTGGTTTTTACAGGTTTTTTGGTCTTTGGTTTTTCTGAAAACATCAAAGGGCCTGCTATTCCACGTATGCAAGCTGATTTTTCACTAGATGAAATGCAGGTAGGACTACTGCTGTCATTCAACTCTACGGCATATTTGCTTGCATGCAGCTTCACAGGTCTATTGGTGAGAAGACTCGGGATTGGATTCTCAAGCATGTTGGCTTTTGGAACCATGACCGTTTCAGGAGTGCTCATATTTTTTTCTATTAACTACCCAATGCTTTCAGCTTCCTATTTTCTAATGTATCTTGGAAATGGAATGCTGGAGATAGGCCTAGGGGTGCTGGCAGCACGTATTTTTACAAAAAATACAGGTATGATGATGAACCTATCCCATTTCTTTTATGGGTTGAGTTCTACCGTGGCACCAATACTGGCCACTGTTCTGATGAGGGCCAATATATCGGGGAAGGCAATGGGATGGAACGGTATGTATCTGGTTATGCTGTCCCTGTCACTTATTCCTATATTTCAAGCTATTTTTGCAAAATTTCCAATTGATGAGACCAAGGAAGAAGAGCGCATGCCTATGAGAGAATACATGAGGGACTCGGCTGCCTGGCTAATTGTAGTCATACTTACCTTCGGCGTTGTTGCTGAAATTGCTGTTGGAGGATGGCTAGTCAACTTTCTTGAAAAGGTATATAAATGGAATATAACTTCGGCTTCAGCCATGCTTTCAGCCTTTTTTCTTGCATTTACATTGGCAAGGTTGATTTTGGGAGCTTTAACGGATAAGTTGGGATTTACTAAATCTCTCATTATATTTTCTGGGATATCGGGAGTTTTTACTATATTAGGTATAATATTGGGAGAAGGGTTTGCATTCCTTTTTGCTCTGGCTGGTGCAGGAATCGCACCAGTTTATCCTACAGTCATGGCTCTTTTGGCAAAACGCTATCCAAAAGACAGCGACACCGCTATCAGCTTTACAGTTACCCTAATGGGAATAGGGAATGTAGTAGGAAGTTTCTTAGTAGGTGCCATTATTGATATTTTCAAGAAAATCTTCACAGGAGTTTATGGACAAGATTTAGGCCTTGTAGTTGGAATGAAGGCGGGTTACGCATTCATAGGTCTATGTGCCTTGGTTTGTTCCGCAATGTCACTTGTCTTGTTGCGTTATTTGAGAAAGCGGAATGAAATATTGTAAATATTTTTGTAATAATATACCTTGGTTGAGGAACAATAACGTATGAAATAATACTATCAGGAGTGAGTATGGTTAACGTTTCATTTTTGAAAGGAGAATAGTCTTGTTACGTTATTATGCAGCCTTTTACACGCTTTTAGCTGTAATGTATATTGCTATCTTTATTAAACCACAACGAATAAAGCAGCTGCTACCTGTAGGCCTTTTATCGGCATTGGTCATTTTTTGTCAAACTTTATTCTTTAAACTAATAGGAGCCTATGGTTTTAATAACCCTATCTTACCGATATTTGGTGTTCCTATATTTGCGATTGCACTTGGTTTTTGTTATGGCATAATTGTAATGCACCATATGCCTAGGCAATTTCATAAAAAACTGCTTACAATAACTGTCTTTATCATTTTTACAAGATTGGCGGATATGTTTGCCACTTATACAGGCTATCATGTGCATTACAATTTTCACTGGTATAATGTAATTGTTCAGGATTTTGCTGCCACAAGCCTGATTGTATTTCTATCGGAAGGCATTTTTGGGAAGCGTATTCAGTTTCAATAATTTATCATAAAGGTTTATCAAATTATTTTGAGTTTTGAATAAAAATTTTACC
The Clostridia bacterium DNA segment above includes these coding regions:
- a CDS encoding LysM peptidoglycan-binding domain-containing protein, whose protein sequence is MTIYVVKSGDTVWSVAGRFRVSEQSLININGLSQQKNLVVGQSLVIPVGETPYTVRQGDTIWSIASRFNVNPGSIALLNGVTYPYTVYPGSVIRIPKLDKNYGFMEVNAYIEPSTAENEASSVNETGSFLTYLSPFSYQVREDGSLTSINDTVIIRTGRQYRNAPLLVITNFREGNFDSDLAHTILSNNEIQQNLINNVLSTMRNKGYYGLNIDFERIPVADRELYNNFLTKVVDALHRQNYVVSTALAPKTSGAQTGAWYGAHDYPAHGRIVDFVILMTYEWGWSGGPPYAVAPIDLVRQVLDYAVSVIPRNKIFMGVPLYGYNWTLPYVQGGKWARRISPVEAVNLAAENNSSILYSIQTQSPHFNYTDENGVRHEVWFEDARSIQEKFRTASEYGLRGVSYWVLGEEFPQNWAVLDNMFNIVKVVS
- a CDS encoding NAD(+) synthase, whose protein sequence is MNYGFVRVAAAVPKLRVADCGFNTENIMKLIDEAVEKKAQIVVFPELSVTAYTCGDLFHQDTLIKETERYLLEIVEYSEKYGIAIIIGFPLRSDNQLFNCGAVIQSGKLLGIVPKTYIPAYSEFYEERWFATGTKALKNSVLIKGQQVPFGTDIIFEAEGNSDICFGLEICEDLWVPVPPSSLQAMAGATILFNLSASNEVIGKYEYRKNLVKQQSAKCFAGYVYTSSGICESSTDVVFGGHVLIAEYGSILAESERFSVDEQLVIADIDTARIINDRCKNTSFMEFSQLTGYRRIRFDLADFLADKLERYIDPHPFVPSNPSTRDERCKEIFAIQTSGLGKRYAHTGLKNAVIGISGGLDSTLALLVTVKTFDILKVDRKNIIAVTMPGFGTTDTTYTNAIELMESMGVTIREVDIKPSCIQHFEDIGHDVKQHDVTYENVQARERTQILMDIANKIGGLVIGTGDLSELALGWCTYNGDHMSMYAVNCSIPKTLVKFLVQWVADNIVESRTKDVLYKILDTPISPELLPPDPSGKIKQKTEDIVGPYELHDFFLYHMVRYGASPRKILFLACQAFNGKYDTESIKSWLKVYYKRFFSQQFKRSCLPDGPKVGTISLSPRGDWRMPSDAAVDLWIKELE
- a CDS encoding MFS transporter, whose product is MNRTRIGSSSKNYYLLLILVFTGFLVFGFSENIKGPAIPRMQADFSLDEMQVGLLLSFNSTAYLLACSFTGLLVRRLGIGFSSMLAFGTMTVSGVLIFFSINYPMLSASYFLMYLGNGMLEIGLGVLAARIFTKNTGMMMNLSHFFYGLSSTVAPILATVLMRANISGKAMGWNGMYLVMLSLSLIPIFQAIFAKFPIDETKEEERMPMREYMRDSAAWLIVVILTFGVVAEIAVGGWLVNFLEKVYKWNITSASAMLSAFFLAFTLARLILGALTDKLGFTKSLIIFSGISGVFTILGIILGEGFAFLFALAGAGIAPVYPTVMALLAKRYPKDSDTAISFTVTLMGIGNVVGSFLVGAIIDIFKKIFTGVYGQDLGLVVGMKAGYAFIGLCALVCSAMSLVLLRYLRKRNEIL